A DNA window from Callospermophilus lateralis isolate mCalLat2 chromosome X, mCalLat2.hap1, whole genome shotgun sequence contains the following coding sequences:
- the Rtl4 gene encoding retrotransposon Gag-like protein 4, with protein MEKCTESPPTLQVEPSFLQGENLILQPQMQHLTEENPALRGQLMPPLTTPMMSVPYSLENLTQFHGDPASVSGFLAQVTTYLTAFKIPNSVNVTQNKLVFDYLSQQMESCGVTSGSDQSTILKQHESFVHDFQQSFDEPMKQEMNPLMNTKVDKGDNPSQNVTCSETNPSDQFQEGLADPIQDKKSVADMMGNLPDLIIQCIQLDKKHNDRPELLQSETQFPTLASLTHHQSLSSTTGLPSREEPSQLRGGQLPLTPAKRARQQETHLCLYCNQADHFTRDCLAKRSRAPASTSNPDHQ; from the coding sequence ATGGAGAAGTGCACAGAAtcaccacctaccttgcaggtagAGCCTTCCTTTCTTCAGGGGGAGAATCTGATTCTGCAACCACAAATGCAGCATCTGACTGAGGAGAACCCTGCTCTGAGAGGCCAACTCATGCCTCCTCTGACTACCCCAATGATGTCTGTACCGTACTCACTTGAGAATCTCACCCAATTTCATGGTGATCCTGCCAGTGTCTCAGGGTTTCTTGCTCAGGTAACTACATACTTAACAGCTTTCAAGATTCCCAATTCTGTTAATGTTACCCAGAACAAGCTCGTTTTTGACTACCTATCCCAACAAATGGAAAGTTGTGGGGTCACATCCGGATCTGATCAGAGTACTATATTAAAGCAACATGAGAGCTTTGTTCATGACTTCCAGCAGTCATTTGATGAACCCATGAAACAAGAAATGAACCCTTTGATGAATACTAAGGTTGACAAAGGAGACAACCCTTCTCAAAATGTGACTTGTAGTGAAACAAATCCGAGTGATCAGTTCCAAGAGGGACTAGCTGACCCCATCCAGGATAAAAAGAGTGTTGCAGATATGATGGGCAACCTCCCTGACCTGATCATTCAGTGCATTCAGTTGGATAAGAAACATAATGACAGGCCAGAGCTCCTACAATCAGAGACTCAGTTCCCAACGTTGGCTTCCCTCACCCACCATCAATCTCTCTCCAGTACCACAGGCCTACCATCTAGGGAAGAGCCTTCACAACTTCGGGGAGGCCAGTTACCTCTCACCCCAGCCAAAAGAGCCCGCCAACAAGAAACTCATTTGTGCCTCTACTGCAACCAGGCTGATCACTTCACAAGAGATTGCCTTGCCAAACGCTCTCGAGCCCCAGCAAGTACAAGTAATCCAGATCaccagtaa